The genomic interval CTGCTCCCAGCCCGCCAAAATTTAGAGTAGGGGATTTGGTGTTTGCTTTTCGTTCACCGCGACTACGGGCGAGGTTGTCGAGCTTAAGCTGGCTACCTTTAAGTGCTTCATTGAGTGAGGCATGAAACGGCGGGTTGCACACGCTTACGTCAAAGAACTCCCCAGGCTGAATGATCCCTTCAAAAATGTGGTTTTTATCGTGCTGGGTGCGCAGCGTGAAGCGGTCTTTGAGTGAGGGGTTGTTGGCGATAATCGCGGCTACGTTCTCAAGGGACTCAGTGTTAATGTCACTTCCCACGCACTGCCAGCCGTGTATCTGGCAGGCCAGTAGCGGGTAGATTCCATTGGCTCCCGTCCCGATGTCGAGCAGCTTGATGCTGGATTGTTCGGGCTCAAGCAAGTCCGCTATGTAATGGATATAGTCGGCTCTACCTGGGATTGGGGGGCAAAGCGCGCCCTCTGGAATATCCCAATCCACAATGTTGTAGTATCGGTTCAACAACGCGGCGTTGAGAGTTTTTACCGCCAATGCGTCTGCGAAATCGATAGAAAGGTTGCCATGAGCGTTCGGTTTCACATGAGAAGCTAGAGCTGGGTGGCTTTTTACGAGGCCTTGGAAGTCATAGCCCTGGTTGTGTAAATTCCTCGGGTGCAGACCTTTGTTCGCAGGCTTGGCTTGGCTTTTTTCACTTCGATGCGGGGTGCTCACAGTAATAGGCCCGAGGCTTGGAGTTCTGAAGTAGAGAAAGTCTGGCTTGGTCCGTGATTATATTCTTAATGCAGGTGTCGGGCATACCCGGCAATTAGAGGGTGGTGAGAGCCCTCTGACTGTAAATTCATTTCCCCAAAAGGCGACAGCAATGACTATTGAGCGCATTTCCACCAATAACCGCATGAGCAAGATCGTAAAACACAATGGTACCGCTTACCTTTGCGGCCAGGTGGCCAAGGACAGGAATGGTGACATCCATACCCAGGTAACCGGGATGCTGGAGAAAGTGGACGAGCTGCTGGAGAGTATCGGTTCCGGCCGGGACAAAATTCTGTCTGCAACCATCTACCTTGCTGATATGGCTGACTTCAAAGCCATGAACGAAGTATGGGATAACTGGGTGCCTGAAGGCGAAGCTCCAGCCAGGGCTTGTGTGCAAGCGCAGATGGCGTCTCCTGAGTTGAAGGTCGAAATCTCGGTAGTAGCTGCGACTTCCTGACCGGGAAGCGCCGTCCGATTTAATACCTCAGTCCATTCAGCCAGGAGGCTTGCCATCACTGTCGCGCTGCATCGTTTGTACTCCTTCCGTCGTTGCCCCTACGCCATGCGTGCTCGACTCGGTATCCTGTTTGCCGAGCTGAAAGTGGAGCTTCGGGAGATCGTGTTGAAAGACAAACCGGCGCAGATGCTGGCGATCAGCCCTAAAGGTACGGTTCCTGTTCTGGAGCTGGCTGAAGGGGATAGCTCCGTGCGGCTCGTTATCGAGGAAAGCAGGGAAATACTCGAATGGGCGCTGCAGCAGAACGATCCGCACGGATTGTTAAGCGTCGATTTAGCAAGCGCTGGTGCTCTGATCGAGCGTAACGATAATGAATTCAAGCACTGGCTGGATCGCTATAAATACGCTGATCGCCACCCAGAACTAACACAGCTGGATTACCGGCAAAACGGCGAGGTGTTTTTGCAGGAACTAGAGGGCTTATTAGCCAAGAACAGGTATCTCTTGGGGGAAAACATCAGCATTGCTGATATTGGCATCATGCCGTTTGTACGGCAGTTCGCCCATGTCGATCGAGAGGTGTTTTACAGCCTGCCTTATCCGAATCTGCAGCAATGGCTGAGGGATTGGCTGGAGCACCCAATCTTCCAGCAGGTCATGGTGAAGTATCCGCCCTGGCAGGAAAGTGATGATCTGGTGGTGTTTCCAGGCGACAGCCGCCAACTCTGAACACCTATGCCCGCCGGCATCGATTTTTAATGGAGAAAACGCAGCATGAACACGACTCCCACGCCTTATCCAATTGGTACGCCAGGCACTCCCTGGGGCGACGTTGAACGTGCCGAGTGGTTGTCACGGCAGACTCATCAACGCAGCTACGAATTCGAGGTGTTGAGTGTGATCGAGCGCCTTCGCTCGCGCTTCGACGTGCAAGAGTATGGCCATCTCGACTACGGCTCCGATGGCTATTCGTTGATGGCGATCCGGAGCCGCGATTGGCGTGACGATCTGCCGGTTGTGCTGATAACAGGCGGGGTACACGGCTACGAAACCAGCGGTGTGCATGGCGGGCTGCAGTTTCTTGAACAGCATGCGGAGGCTTACGCGGGCCGCGTGAATTTGCTGGTCGCGCCCTGTGTCAGCCCCTGGGCTTACGAGCGCATCCACCGCTGGAACCCGTACGCAGTCGATCCGAACCGATCGTTCCGTGAAGGCAGTCCGGCTGAAGAGTCGGCTGCACTCATGCGGTTGGTGGCGCCTGTGCGCGATCGTGCGCTGTTGCATATCGACCTGCACGAGACCACCGACACCGACGAATCGGAATTTCGACCCGCGCTGGCTGCCCGGGACGGCAAGCCCTTCGAGCCGGGCGGTATTCCCGACGGTTTCTATCTGGTTGCTGACACCGAAAACCCGCAGCCTGAGTTCCAGCAGGCGATCATCGAAGCGGTGGAGCCAATCACTCATATCGCTCCGGCCGATGACAGCGGCGAGATTTTCGGCTCACCGGTGGTGGCTCGAGGGGTGATCCAGTACCCACTAGACCAGCTGGGTCTGTGCGCCAGTGTCACCAACGCGCCTTACAAAACCACCACTGAGGTTTATCCTGACAGCTCCCGTTCGACACCTGAGCAATGCAATGCCGCGCAGGCTGCGGCGGTGTGTGCAGCGATTGATTACGTGCTGGCGCATCAGTAGGGAGGGCAAATGCGCTAAAGTGATATTGGCGTTAGGTCTGGACCAAGGAGGTCGGTATGAACATTGATATCCCTATCATCAACGCCTTTGTTGATGAGTCGAAGGGTGGCAATCCTGCTGGTGTTGTCCTGGAGGCTCAGCAGTACTCCCAGGATCAGAAGCAACGTATTGCCGCCGGTATCGGGCTTTCAGAAACGGCGTTTGTCTCACCCTCTTCGGTTGCGGACTTTAAGCTCGAATTCTTCACACCTACCCGCCAAATTGCGCATTGTGGCCATGCCACCATCGCAACGTTCTGCTATCTGCGCCAAATCGGTCTGTTGCTTAATGACCAAACGTCGAAAGAGACCATTGATGGCCGTCGTGAAATTCTCATGCAAGGCGATATGGCCTATATGGAGCAATCGGCGCCCAAGTATATTGAATTAGATCAAGCCCATCGGGTTCGCGTTTTGGGTTCCCTTGGCCTTGATCCTTCAGATCTATTGGAAGGAGCAGATCCCTGCGTGGTGAATACTGGCAACTCGTTCCTGATCATTGGTCTGAAAGACTCAGCCAGTACCAAAGCTATCCGCCCAAAAATGACAGACATATCTGCCATCAGTGACGAGTATGACCTGATCGGCTATTACGTGTTCTGCCCACAAACCTTCAAAGTTGGCAGAGACGCGGGTGCTCGAATGTTTGCCCCGCGCTATGGTATCGATGAAGAAGCCGCGACGGGGATGGCCGCAGGGCCGCTCGCTTGTTACTTGCACGATAAGCTGAACATTCAAAAGAGCCGGTTTCTCATCGAACAGGGCTGCTTTATGTCTACGCCTTCACCCAGTGTTATCGATGTGAAGCTGCAAGCTGAACAGGGCTCCATTGTTAGTCTCATGGCTGGTGGAAAGGCAGCAGTCAGCGAAACCAGGCAAGTTGAGATCTAACAACCGCTTTTTGTAAAAGGTGGCTTATGAAACCAAAACTCAGGTCCGAGCTAACATGTCCGGAGTGCGGTCACAGGGAGTTGGAAACAATGCCGCAAGATTCCTGTCAGTATTTTTATGAATGCAAGAACTGTAAGGTTTTGCTCAAGCCCGCGCTTGGCGATTGCTGTGTTTTTTGCTCATACGGCGACACCCCATGCCCCCCTGTACAACTGGACCAATCGTGCTGTTGAGGTTATGAAGAACGGAAACCGGTTAATGAAGGTTGGTGCAATTGGTGGCGTGATTACAGCACTGTGCTGTTTCACTCCCGTTCTCGTTTGGTTGTTTACGATTCTTGGCATTTCTGCGTTGGTGGGCTATCTGGATTACGTGCTTTTTCCATTGCTCGCAGTGTTTATGATCTTGTGGGTAATTGGTTTTGTTCGGGGACCGAGCGGCAACTGAAAATACCAAATTGCTGGAGTACGGGGCTGTTTGGCTCGGCGTAATCCTCCATTTATAGGTCTTCTCTGGGGTGAGAGTATTTTGTGAAGGCACTTGAGCTTAAAGTTCCGCCAGTTGTAGTCGTCGCCATTGCCGTTGGCTGTATGTGGGCCGTTTCGGTAATTTCGCCTAAGATAAATTTTGCGATTCCTCGTGTGGCCTGGTTTTCGGCTGGCATTGCAGTGGTTGGGGTTTGCATTGCCATTTTGGGCGTCCTGCAGTTTCGGGTAGCCGAAACAACGGTAGACCCACGGGTGCCGGAGCAATCTACGAACCTGGTGGTAAGCGGCGTCTACAGACATAGCCGGAACCCGATGTATCTGGGGTTTTTCCTGACCCTGTGTGCGTGGGGTTTGTACTTGGGCAGCGTTATTTCTTTGCTGTTCCTTCCCGTGTTCATCGTGTATATGAACCGGTTTCAGATCGTTCCAGAGGAGCGATTTATGCACGATCAGTTCGGTGAGGTGTATGACAAGTACAGGTCTGAAGTACGCCGGTGGATTTAAGGCCCTAACTAATTGGGAATTGAACATGATTGAGACGTATCGCGGAGTCGTTTATCCAAATCAAACCGACCACATGGGGCACATGAATGTTCAGTGGTACACATCGAAATTCGATGAAGGCACCTGGCATCTCTTCTCCACGCTTGGAATTACCACCGGTTATATTCGCGAGAACGAGAAGGGCATGGCGGCGCTTGAGCAGACAACGAAGTACAAAGCTGAGGTGATGCCCGGGGATCTTCTGGTTGTAAAATCCCGTGTGCTGGAAGTGAAGGATAAGACGATCAGATTTCTGCACGTAATGCTCAATGCCGAAACCGGAAACGAAGTCGCAACGACCGAGCTGGTTGCCGCGCATCTGGACACCAAAGCACGACGGGCATGCTCTCTCCCGGATGAGATCAAGCAACGATGCTCGGAACTCATCGGATCTACCGAATAATCAGGACGACTTCAGATTGGGTGGATCAGAGAAAGTGTCTGGTATTGCCGGTTGAATTGGTTATGCTTTTTAAGCGGCCTTCCGTCATGCGGCAGGTTTAACCAGGACTACGGAGGCGATGAATCCATGGACGTAGAATTTCAGCCCGGTCGCAACATTGCGATGAAGATCCCGCAGCACGAGCATCAGAGTACGGTGCGCTTTTACAGGGATATTCTCCGCTTCAAAGAGATGCCTGCCACCGGCGGCGATGACACTCCACGGTTCGAATTCGGGGACAAGGTCCTATGGCTGGATAGGGTGCCGGGCTTGAGCCAGGCCGAGATCTGGCTGGAAGTCATCGCGAACGACATTGGCAATGCCGCAGAGTATCTGAAGGAGCAGGGTTGCCATCGCCGAGATGAAATTGAGCCACTCCCAGATGGCTTGAAAGCTTTCTGGATATCGAGCCCATCCAACATTATTCATCTGGTGGCGTCGGGCGATGACACCTGACTGCTGGCGTTGAGTGGATGAAAGCGACCAGCGAATTTGTTAAGAACCTCAACGATGTTTTTGCACTGTTCGGTGCCATCGAAGCCAAGCGCATGTTTGGAGGCTATGGCATCTACCACGACGGCCTGATGTTTGCGCTCGTCGCCGATGATGCTCTGTATTTGAAAGCTGACGACAGCACGTCGGGTGCATTTGTCGAACTCGGGCTGCAGCAGTTCGAATATGAGAAAAACGGTAAGGTTATGCGCATGTCCTATTACGCTGCGCCGGAGGAGATTTTTGAGGATTTTGAACAAGCGCGGGAATGGGCTAATCAGGCATACGGTGCGGCGTTGAGGGCAAGAAAGCCGAAGTAGGAGCTTTTCGAAGAGGGCATCAAATTCTTCTGTGCTTTTCTTGCTGCTGATGCAAAATTTCCCAAGGCTCATACTGAAACGGAGTTCACGTGGTTACCTGCTATCTCAAGTACGTTATAGACCCTTACAAGCTCTCGGAGTTCGAGCGCTATTCCAAAATGTGGATTCCTCTCGTCGAGAAATTTGGCGGTCAGCATCACGGCTATTTTCTGCCTTCTGAAGGCGCCAATAACATCGCCATTGCTCTGTTTACATTCCAATCACTGGCTGCCTACGAAGAGTATCGGCAAGCCTCATTTCAGGACGAGGACTGTCTGGCGGCGTTTCAGTTCGCCAAAGAAACCCGCTGTGTGGTGAGCTGCAAAAGGAGTTTCATGAGGCCGGTCTTCGAGTAGCTCTAAACGGCCGAAAATGTCTCTGGAATGAGGGCCGTGCACTAAAAGTCGTTGTCAGGGTGTTGCACTATTCAAAGTCGCTTTTAAAACTCCAATCAAGGAAGACCATGAAGATATCCACCTTTCCCCTAATAGTTCTTTGCCTGTTCATGGGCTTTACCTTTTGGGTTATGGCTGGCGCAGAGCAGTCGCTTCTTGCCTTTGGTGTCCAGCTTATGTCGAGCCCGGATACTGCCCAGGTCGTTATCGACCTCTACATACTTGCTGCGCTTTCCTGTGTCTGGATGTATCAAGACGGTAAAAGCCGCGGCAAAGGATGGGGTTATCTTGTCCCGTTTTTCACCCTGACAGCGATATTTGTGTCCGCAGGACCGCTGCTATATTTGGTACTCCGTGGCCAGCGGCGTGAATCGGCTGCCGCGCCCAGCAAGGTTTAGACGGGGCAGGTGCACGCCCGACTGATAATTTTCCGCATGGAATTCCTAATGAAAGAGTTCTTAGAGCAACATCGACTTGTTCTCGCGGAGGCTGCTGTCGTCGAGAGGCTTCGCAGGAATGAGAAGGTAGAATTAGATCCTGAACTGGTTCATGCCCCATTAATCAACTTTGATGCGGGCAAGAAGGCATTGCGGAGCATTTACCGTGAGTATCTTGATATCGCTGAGGCTTATGACCGACCTCTCTTGCTCAGTACGCCCACATGGCGGGCAAACAAGGAAAGAGTGCTTGCCTCGGAGCACCACCAGAACATCAATGCCGAAGCCGTGAAATTCCTTAGAAGTCTGGTCGAGGACGAAGCTAGAAATGTGCCCGTAAAAATTGGTGGTCTGATTGGCTGTAAAAACGATTGCTACTTGCCTGGTGAGGCTTTGTCACTGAGTGAGGCGAAGGAGTTTCATGAATGGCAGATTAATCAGCTGGCAAGCGAAGGGGTAGATTTTTTGATTGCAGTCACCCTGCCTTCCGTAGAGGAGGCGGCAGGCATTGCTGTCGCAATGGAGGCAACGGGGCTGCCTTACATCATAAGCTTCGTGATGGGCTCAGATGGAAAAGTCCTGGATGGGACTGAGATTAAGGCAGCGTTTGAATACGTTGACACGAAGACCGTGAAAAACCCGCTGGGTTATTTCGTTAACTGCTCCTTTCCATCATTTTTGAAAACAGAGTCTCTGTCTGCAAATGCCATCGATCGGCTGATTGGTATTCAGGCAAACGCTTCATCTCTGAGCCATGCGGAGCTAGATGGCTCTGAAGATCTCAAATCTGAATCGGTATCGGAGTGGGGAAGCCTTTTGCTGCAACTGAACAGCTCTTTTGGATTAAAAATACTTGGTGGATGCTGCGGTACCGATGGTCGGCATCTTAAGTACTTAACAGAGAATATTTCTGCTTAACGTAATGTGATCACTGGAGATCCACGTGAATATTGGCATTTTCATCTACCGAGACGCTGAAGTTCTCGATTTCTCTGGTCCTTTCGAAGTTTTCTCAACGGCATCTCGTTTAAGTGGAGCGGAACAGCCATTCTCGGTGTTCTTGATTGGTGAGAGCCGAGAAGTCGTTTCGGCCAGAGCTGGCTACAAAGTTGTCCCTGACTACTCAATTGACGATCACCCGCCACTAGACGTGCTTATTATCTCTGGGGGCGTACATGCCGTTGAGATGGAAAACGAGAAAGTCATAGCCTGGATTCGAGAGCAAGAAAGCTCTGCGAAGCTCACCGCTACAGTGTGTACCGGCATCTTCCTGTTGGCTAAAGCAGTTGAATCACTTTCGTGCCGTGTCACTACTCACTGGGAGGATATTTCGGATCTTAAAACGATGTTCAGTCAGCTTGAAGTGCTTGAAGGCGTTCGATGGGTTGATGAGGGGAATATTGTCAGCTCGGGCGGTATATCGGCGGGCATCGATATGAGTCTGCACCTGGTCAGTCGGTTGCACAGTGTGAGCTTGGCTGAGGACACTGCGCGCCAGATGGAGTTTTTGTGGACGAGAAACTGCGACTAACTATGTCATTTACCGAACGCCCGATGTATGGCACCCAGCAGCAGTGTTGAACCAATATAACTTGGAAGGCGTAGGGAAGTGAGTTAAGACAATCGAATCGCGCCTTGGCCATGGCTCACACCAGGCAGGCAAGGCCCAATCTCAACTTGA from Marinobacter sp. LA51 carries:
- a CDS encoding methyltransferase family protein; translated protein: MKALELKVPPVVVVAIAVGCMWAVSVISPKINFAIPRVAWFSAGIAVVGVCIAILGVLQFRVAETTVDPRVPEQSTNLVVSGVYRHSRNPMYLGFFLTLCAWGLYLGSVISLLFLPVFIVYMNRFQIVPEERFMHDQFGEVYDKYRSEVRRWI
- a CDS encoding TfoX/Sxy family protein is translated as MKATSEFVKNLNDVFALFGAIEAKRMFGGYGIYHDGLMFALVADDALYLKADDSTSGAFVELGLQQFEYEKNGKVMRMSYYAAPEEIFEDFEQAREWANQAYGAALRARKPK
- a CDS encoding PhzF family phenazine biosynthesis protein; this encodes MNIDIPIINAFVDESKGGNPAGVVLEAQQYSQDQKQRIAAGIGLSETAFVSPSSVADFKLEFFTPTRQIAHCGHATIATFCYLRQIGLLLNDQTSKETIDGRREILMQGDMAYMEQSAPKYIELDQAHRVRVLGSLGLDPSDLLEGADPCVVNTGNSFLIIGLKDSASTKAIRPKMTDISAISDEYDLIGYYVFCPQTFKVGRDAGARMFAPRYGIDEEAATGMAAGPLACYLHDKLNIQKSRFLIEQGCFMSTPSPSVIDVKLQAEQGSIVSLMAGGKAAVSETRQVEI
- the merF gene encoding mercury resistance system transport protein MerF, yielding MKVGAIGGVITALCCFTPVLVWLFTILGISALVGYLDYVLFPLLAVFMILWVIGFVRGPSGN
- the rlmF gene encoding 23S rRNA (adenine(1618)-N(6))-methyltransferase RlmF gives rise to the protein MSTPHRSEKSQAKPANKGLHPRNLHNQGYDFQGLVKSHPALASHVKPNAHGNLSIDFADALAVKTLNAALLNRYYNIVDWDIPEGALCPPIPGRADYIHYIADLLEPEQSSIKLLDIGTGANGIYPLLACQIHGWQCVGSDINTESLENVAAIIANNPSLKDRFTLRTQHDKNHIFEGIIQPGEFFDVSVCNPPFHASLNEALKGSQLKLDNLARSRGERKANTKSPTLNFGGLGAELWCKGGEQLFLKKLIRESQQYSTQCRWFTSLVSKTDNVKPAKKLIRKLGAVDVREIEMKQGKKITRILAWTFI
- a CDS encoding NIPSNAP family protein, translating into MVTCYLKYVIDPYKLSEFERYSKMWIPLVEKFGGQHHGYFLPSEGANNIAIALFTFQSLAAYEEYRQASFQDEDCLAAFQFAKETRCVVSCKRSFMRPVFE
- a CDS encoding GDCCVxC domain-containing (seleno)protein, translated to MKPKLRSELTCPECGHRELETMPQDSCQYFYECKNCKVLLKPALGDCCVFCSYGDTPCPPVQLDQSCC
- a CDS encoding M14 family metallopeptidase, translated to MNTTPTPYPIGTPGTPWGDVERAEWLSRQTHQRSYEFEVLSVIERLRSRFDVQEYGHLDYGSDGYSLMAIRSRDWRDDLPVVLITGGVHGYETSGVHGGLQFLEQHAEAYAGRVNLLVAPCVSPWAYERIHRWNPYAVDPNRSFREGSPAEESAALMRLVAPVRDRALLHIDLHETTDTDESEFRPALAARDGKPFEPGGIPDGFYLVADTENPQPEFQQAIIEAVEPITHIAPADDSGEIFGSPVVARGVIQYPLDQLGLCASVTNAPYKTTTEVYPDSSRSTPEQCNAAQAAAVCAAIDYVLAHQ
- a CDS encoding RidA family protein, whose protein sequence is MTIERISTNNRMSKIVKHNGTAYLCGQVAKDRNGDIHTQVTGMLEKVDELLESIGSGRDKILSATIYLADMADFKAMNEVWDNWVPEGEAPARACVQAQMASPELKVEISVVAATS
- a CDS encoding homocysteine S-methyltransferase family protein, whose product is MKEFLEQHRLVLAEAAVVERLRRNEKVELDPELVHAPLINFDAGKKALRSIYREYLDIAEAYDRPLLLSTPTWRANKERVLASEHHQNINAEAVKFLRSLVEDEARNVPVKIGGLIGCKNDCYLPGEALSLSEAKEFHEWQINQLASEGVDFLIAVTLPSVEEAAGIAVAMEATGLPYIISFVMGSDGKVLDGTEIKAAFEYVDTKTVKNPLGYFVNCSFPSFLKTESLSANAIDRLIGIQANASSLSHAELDGSEDLKSESVSEWGSLLLQLNSSFGLKILGGCCGTDGRHLKYLTENISA
- a CDS encoding DJ-1/PfpI family protein — its product is MHVNIGIFIYRDAEVLDFSGPFEVFSTASRLSGAEQPFSVFLIGESREVVSARAGYKVVPDYSIDDHPPLDVLIISGGVHAVEMENEKVIAWIREQESSAKLTATVCTGIFLLAKAVESLSCRVTTHWEDISDLKTMFSQLEVLEGVRWVDEGNIVSSGGISAGIDMSLHLVSRLHSVSLAEDTARQMEFLWTRNCD
- a CDS encoding glutathione S-transferase, with protein sequence MRARLGILFAELKVELREIVLKDKPAQMLAISPKGTVPVLELAEGDSSVRLVIEESREILEWALQQNDPHGLLSVDLASAGALIERNDNEFKHWLDRYKYADRHPELTQLDYRQNGEVFLQELEGLLAKNRYLLGENISIADIGIMPFVRQFAHVDREVFYSLPYPNLQQWLRDWLEHPIFQQVMVKYPPWQESDDLVVFPGDSRQL
- a CDS encoding DUF2834 domain-containing protein, with the protein product MKISTFPLIVLCLFMGFTFWVMAGAEQSLLAFGVQLMSSPDTAQVVIDLYILAALSCVWMYQDGKSRGKGWGYLVPFFTLTAIFVSAGPLLYLVLRGQRRESAAAPSKV
- a CDS encoding acyl-CoA thioesterase, which translates into the protein MIETYRGVVYPNQTDHMGHMNVQWYTSKFDEGTWHLFSTLGITTGYIRENEKGMAALEQTTKYKAEVMPGDLLVVKSRVLEVKDKTIRFLHVMLNAETGNEVATTELVAAHLDTKARRACSLPDEIKQRCSELIGSTE